The Desulfovibrio fairfieldensis sequence GAGCTCCTGGGCGCACTGCACGTAGCCCAGCGCGCCCACGGGATTGGAGGCCCCGCCGGGCACGATGTAGGGCTTGCGGCCCTCACGCCGCAGCATCTCGGCCTTTTTCTCCATTTCAGCGGCCATGTTGCTGCCGCCGGGCACCACGCTGATGGAACTCACGCCCATCAGTTGGTAGAGAAAATTGTTGCCCGAGGCTTCGGGCCTGTAGCTGCCGGGCACGCGCTCCTCCAGCACCAGATGGCAGTCCAGGCCTTCCTTGACCGCCCAGGAAAGAGTCAGGCGGCAATGGTTGGACTGCACGGCCCCGCAGGTGATGATGGTGTCCGCGCCCTGGGCCAGGGCGTCGGCAATGGAGAAATCCAGCTTGCGGGTCTTGTTGCCGCCGCCCGCGCCGGGCAGCAGGTCGTCCCGCTTGATCCAGATGTTGGCCTTGTTGCCCAGGGCCCTGCTGAAGGCGGGCAGGAATTCCAGCGGCGTGGCCTCTTGCACATAGCCGCGACGGGCGAAGCGAGCCAGATTCATACAGTTTCCTCCTGAATCAGATGTTTGTTGTTCAGCCGTTGTCCGGCCACCGGGGAACGCCCCTGATGGCTGTTGCCGGAAAAAATCAATGTGGGGAGGTACGCCCCTTGGCCATGTCCACCACGGCCCGCGCCAGTACATCGGCGGCATCCACCTGGGGGCAGTCCGCCCGCGCGCCGATGACACCGAGTTCCGTACAGGCGACGATCAGCACCGCCGCCCCCCTGCTCCGCACGTGCCCGGCTATCTCCGCAAAGGCCGCGCGCGCCGCCTCGCCCGCGCGGCCCGCCTTGACATCTTTGATGACCTGCAAAAGGCGTTGCTCCCACGGACCGTCGGCATACAGGGGGGTCAGGCCCAAGGCCGCGCAGGGGCCTTCGTAAAGGCCGGTGAGCCGCACCGCCGGCGAAGCCAGGATGCCCGCCGCGCCGCCCGGCGCGAGTTCCGACGCGGCCCTGGCCGTGAGTTCAACCATATTGAGCACCGGAATGCCCACAGCCGCCCGCACCTCGCCGTAATAGTTGTGCGCCGTGTTGCAGGCCATACACAGAAAATCCGCGCCCCAGGCCTCCAGCCGCCGCGCCATGTCCGCCAGGCACGGGCCGGGAGAAACGCCGCCGCCCTCCAGCAGGGCCTTGATGCGCGAGGGCACCTTGGGGTTGTTGTCCACAATGCAGCGCACATGGTCCGCGTCGTCGCGGGCGTCGGTATGGGCGATGATGCGGCGCATCAGATCCACCGTGGCCTCGGGCCCCATGCCGCCGAGAATGCCCGC is a genomic window containing:
- a CDS encoding D-cysteine desulfhydrase — its product is MNLARFARRGYVQEATPLEFLPAFSRALGNKANIWIKRDDLLPGAGGGNKTRKLDFSIADALAQGADTIITCGAVQSNHCRLTLSWAVKEGLDCHLVLEERVPGSYRPEASGNNFLYQLMGVSSISVVPGGSNMAAEMEKKAEMLRREGRKPYIVPGGASNPVGALGYVQCAQELMQQMFERGLNFDHIIVPSGSAGTHAGFLLGLLGCHMNIPVTGIGVNRKKPVQEEAVHKLMRDTAAYMGVSMDIPRDAVVAYDDYVGPGYSLPTDAMVEAVKLLARTESILLDPVYSGKAMSGLMDLVRKDHFKKGANLLFLHTGGSPALYAYLDSFRQKS
- a CDS encoding aspartate/glutamate racemase family protein; this encodes MKEKTAGILGGMGPEATVDLMRRIIAHTDARDDADHVRCIVDNNPKVPSRIKALLEGGGVSPGPCLADMARRLEAWGADFLCMACNTAHNYYGEVRAAVGIPVLNMVELTARAASELAPGGAAGILASPAVRLTGLYEGPCAALGLTPLYADGPWEQRLLQVIKDVKAGRAGEAARAAFAEIAGHVRSRGAAVLIVACTELGVIGARADCPQVDAADVLARAVVDMAKGRTSPH